Proteins co-encoded in one Candidatus Nitrosacidococcus tergens genomic window:
- the egtD gene encoding L-histidine N(alpha)-methyltransferase, which translates to MSYTTVSKRDSNKPVLHDYHPAPARFQEDILVGLRKPQRQIPPKYFYDEVGSQLFDVICQLPEYYPTRTEIELLEKYGEEIAQCMGVNDILVEFGSGSSLKIRLLLDNLQPDAYLPIDISKAHLFKSAKILAKDYPQVAIHAICADYTHPLILPKNFKEGVKSGFFPGSSIGNFEPKEALQFLKQIALLLGKGSGLLIGVDLKKDADILNAAYNDSQGITAAFNLNLLKRINRELQGNFDLDSFKHNAFYNDSKGRVEMHLVSQKKQTVSIGEYIFEFQAGETMHTESSYKYSVDDFQKLAQAAGFYPKQVWVGEEALFSVHYLCL; encoded by the coding sequence ATGAGTTATACCACAGTTTCTAAAAGAGATTCTAATAAACCAGTTCTTCATGATTATCATCCAGCCCCAGCACGATTTCAAGAAGACATATTAGTTGGGCTTAGAAAACCCCAACGGCAAATTCCACCTAAATATTTCTATGATGAAGTAGGATCACAGCTTTTTGATGTAATCTGCCAATTGCCTGAATACTACCCAACTCGTACTGAAATTGAATTACTTGAAAAATATGGAGAGGAGATAGCCCAATGCATGGGAGTAAACGACATATTAGTAGAATTTGGTAGCGGTAGTAGTCTAAAAATTAGACTGTTATTAGATAACCTACAACCTGATGCTTATCTTCCTATTGATATCTCTAAAGCTCACTTATTTAAATCAGCAAAAATTTTAGCTAAAGATTATCCACAAGTAGCTATCCACGCCATCTGTGCGGACTATACTCATCCTCTTATACTTCCTAAAAATTTTAAAGAAGGTGTAAAATCTGGTTTTTTTCCAGGATCAAGCATCGGTAACTTTGAACCTAAAGAAGCACTCCAATTTCTAAAACAAATTGCACTTTTGTTAGGTAAAGGAAGTGGATTACTTATTGGGGTAGATTTAAAAAAAGACGCTGATATATTAAATGCAGCCTATAATGATTCTCAGGGTATTACCGCTGCTTTTAACTTAAATCTCTTAAAGAGGATTAATCGAGAGCTTCAAGGGAATTTTGACTTAGATAGTTTTAAACACAATGCTTTTTATAATGATTCTAAGGGACGGGTAGAAATGCACTTAGTGAGTCAAAAAAAACAAACAGTTTCCATAGGTGAATATATTTTTGAATTTCAAGCTGGAGAAACAATGCATACAGAGAGTTCCTATAAATATAGCGTTGATGATTTTCAAAAACTGGCACAAGCTGCAGGATTTTACCCAAAGCAAGTGTGGGTTGGTGAAGAAGCATTATTCAGCGTCCATTATTTATGTCTTTAA
- the glyA gene encoding serine hydroxymethyltransferase, producing MYHKEMDIAGYDDELSAALVGELRRQEEHLELIASENYVSPRVLEAQGSVLTNKYAEGYPGKRYYGGCEYIDVVEQLAIDRAKELFGADYANVQPHSGSQANAEAMLALLAPHDTIMGLSLAHGGHLTHGAKVNFSGKIFHAVQFGVNPETGLIDYDEVAELAKTHRPKMIIAGFTAYSRVVNWVRFREIADSIGAYLLADIAHTSGMIAAGIYPNPVQIADITTSTTHKTLRGPRSGLILAKANPEIEKKLNSMVFPGMQGGPLMHIIAAKAVAFKEAMSPEFVDYQHQVVRNAHIMAKTVQDRGYKVVSGGTDSHLFLIDLVAKGITGKAADAVLGRANITVNKNAVPNDPQSPFVTSGIRIGSAATTTRGFKEIEAQEIANWVCDVLDDIENEKVIAETKEKVLTLCKRFPVYGS from the coding sequence ATGTACCATAAAGAAATGGATATTGCAGGCTATGATGATGAACTAAGTGCAGCTCTTGTTGGAGAATTAAGACGTCAAGAAGAACACCTTGAATTAATCGCTTCCGAAAACTATGTCAGCCCTCGAGTACTTGAAGCACAAGGTTCTGTACTCACTAATAAATATGCTGAAGGCTACCCAGGCAAACGATACTATGGCGGCTGTGAATATATAGATGTGGTAGAGCAACTAGCTATTGATCGGGCTAAAGAGCTCTTTGGTGCAGATTATGCGAATGTCCAACCCCACTCTGGATCTCAAGCTAATGCTGAGGCGATGCTCGCTTTGCTTGCACCTCATGATACTATTATGGGGTTAAGCCTTGCCCATGGTGGGCATTTAACCCATGGAGCAAAAGTAAATTTTTCTGGAAAAATATTTCATGCAGTTCAATTTGGGGTTAATCCAGAAACTGGATTAATTGATTATGATGAAGTAGCAGAACTAGCAAAAACCCATCGCCCTAAAATGATTATTGCTGGATTTACTGCTTATTCTCGAGTAGTTAATTGGGTGCGTTTTAGGGAAATTGCCGATTCTATAGGGGCTTACCTCCTTGCTGATATTGCTCACACTTCTGGAATGATTGCAGCTGGAATTTATCCTAATCCTGTGCAAATTGCAGATATTACTACAAGTACTACCCATAAAACCCTGCGAGGTCCCAGATCTGGATTAATTCTCGCAAAAGCTAATCCTGAAATTGAGAAAAAACTAAACTCTATGGTGTTTCCAGGAATGCAAGGCGGTCCTTTAATGCATATTATTGCAGCTAAGGCAGTTGCATTTAAAGAGGCTATGAGCCCAGAATTTGTGGATTATCAGCATCAAGTAGTACGCAACGCTCATATTATGGCAAAAACTGTACAGGATCGGGGTTACAAAGTAGTTTCTGGAGGCACAGATAGTCATTTATTCTTAATTGATTTAGTTGCTAAAGGAATTACTGGAAAAGCGGCAGATGCAGTTTTAGGAAGAGCAAATATTACTGTAAATAAAAATGCAGTACCTAATGATCCCCAATCGCCTTTTGTGACCAGCGGGATTCGTATTGGTAGTGCTGCTACAACTACCCGAGGGTTTAAAGAAATAGAAGCCCAAGAGATTGCAAACTGGGTATGTGATGTGCTAGATGATATTGAAAACGAAAAAGTTATTGCTGAGACAAAAGAAAAAGTTCTTACATTGTGTAAGCGTTTTCCAGTCTATGGCAGCTAG
- the ribD gene encoding bifunctional diaminohydroxyphosphoribosylaminopyrimidine deaminase/5-amino-6-(5-phosphoribosylamino)uracil reductase RibD yields the protein MNDSVYLARAIALAKQGLYTTDPNPRVGCVVVKSGQIVGEGWHQQVGGPHAEINALAQAGNNAQGATCYVTLEPCCHHGRTAPCTGVLIQAGINRVVVAIKDPNPKVAGKGLAQLRAAGIEVTHGLLTEEAKALNLGFIQRFTLNRPWVRCKLAMSLDGATALASGESRWITSPAARHDVQKWRARSSGILTGIGTILHDNPSLNVRYHELKEQIPELLQRQPLCIILDQKLTLPEHAKILSLPRSVLVVCEDSSYPKAEILRNLGVEVINIPLLGQKLDLALLMTVLAQREMNELHVECGAKLAGSLLQAGLIDELILYIAPKLMGDNSLGLFHLLGINTMKDTIDVVIKEVRAIGNDWRFIVHFNKS from the coding sequence TTGAATGATAGTGTTTATTTAGCACGAGCTATAGCCCTTGCCAAACAAGGGCTATATACAACTGATCCTAACCCACGGGTTGGCTGTGTTGTTGTAAAATCTGGTCAAATTGTTGGAGAAGGATGGCACCAACAAGTCGGAGGTCCTCATGCAGAAATTAATGCTTTAGCTCAAGCAGGAAATAATGCACAAGGAGCAACCTGTTATGTTACTTTGGAACCTTGCTGCCACCATGGACGAACTGCTCCTTGTACCGGGGTGCTCATTCAAGCAGGAATAAACCGAGTTGTCGTTGCAATCAAAGATCCTAATCCAAAAGTAGCAGGTAAGGGGTTAGCTCAACTTAGAGCTGCAGGCATCGAAGTAACCCATGGGTTACTCACTGAAGAGGCTAAAGCTCTTAATTTAGGATTTATCCAACGATTTACTTTAAATCGCCCTTGGGTGCGTTGTAAACTAGCGATGAGTTTAGATGGAGCAACCGCGCTTGCTTCTGGGGAAAGCCGTTGGATTACCTCTCCTGCTGCTCGCCATGATGTACAGAAATGGCGGGCTAGAAGCTCTGGAATTCTAACAGGTATTGGCACTATACTCCATGACAACCCCTCTTTAAATGTACGCTATCATGAACTAAAGGAACAAATTCCTGAGTTACTTCAACGCCAGCCCTTGTGTATTATTCTAGATCAAAAACTCACCCTACCAGAGCATGCTAAAATCCTTTCGTTACCCAGATCAGTTTTAGTCGTTTGTGAGGATTCGTCCTATCCTAAAGCAGAAATTTTACGTAATTTAGGAGTTGAAGTAATAAATATTCCACTACTTGGGCAAAAACTAGATCTTGCTCTATTAATGACTGTATTAGCACAACGAGAAATGAACGAGCTTCATGTAGAGTGTGGTGCCAAATTAGCTGGATCGCTGCTTCAAGCAGGGCTGATTGATGAACTTATATTGTACATTGCTCCAAAACTGATGGGAGATAATTCTCTAGGTTTATTTCATTTGCTTGGAATTAATACTATGAAAGATACTATTGATGTGGTTATCAAGGAAGTTCGGGCTATAGGAAACGATTGGCGATTTATAGTACATTTTAATAAGAGCTGA
- a CDS encoding riboflavin synthase, whose product MFTGIIKSVGTVITHEKKKEGLYLGIDTHQLDLTSIKLGDSIAVSGVCLTVVQKSIQSLFFELSPETLACTTLGNLTLGDLSNLESALTLKDSLGGHLVSGHCDGIGTIRSIISFGESSSIKIEAPLELMRYIAKKGSICVDGVSLTVNYIYKNSFEINLIPHTLQATTFSQFKIDQQVNLEVDLIARYIESLFHRT is encoded by the coding sequence ATGTTTACTGGGATTATAAAATCAGTAGGTACGGTAATTACCCATGAGAAAAAGAAAGAAGGACTATATTTAGGTATTGATACTCATCAGTTGGATCTTACATCTATTAAGCTTGGAGATAGTATTGCCGTTAGTGGGGTGTGTTTAACGGTAGTTCAAAAAAGTATTCAGTCTTTATTTTTTGAACTTTCACCAGAAACACTTGCTTGTACAACATTAGGGAATTTAACTCTAGGTGACCTAAGTAATTTAGAGTCTGCACTTACTTTAAAAGATTCCTTAGGAGGGCACTTAGTCAGTGGTCATTGTGACGGGATAGGTACCATTAGAAGTATTATTTCATTTGGGGAAAGCTCATCTATTAAAATTGAAGCTCCTCTAGAATTGATGCGATATATCGCAAAAAAAGGCTCTATTTGTGTGGATGGAGTAAGTTTAACCGTAAACTATATATATAAAAACAGTTTTGAAATTAATCTTATTCCTCATACTTTACAGGCAACTACTTTTAGCCAATTTAAGATAGACCAGCAAGTCAATTTAGAAGTAGATCTCATTGCTCGTTATATAGAATCCCTATTCCATCGTACTTAA
- the ribBA gene encoding bifunctional 3,4-dihydroxy-2-butanone-4-phosphate synthase/GTP cyclohydrolase II encodes MSLSNIETIIQELQQGKMVILMDDEGRENEGDLIMAAAKVQAQDINFMARYGRGLICLTLTENRCRQLNLPLMVTENGTQYSTNFTLSIEAASGVTTGISAADRAHTIQMAVAPQAKPEDLVQPGHIFPLMARSGGVLTRAGHTEAGCDLARLAGFEPAAVIVEILNEDGTMARRPDLEIFAQQHGLKLGTVADLIHYRLKHERSITRIAICNLSTDQGTFQLFSYQDLVTQQLHFALVKGEIHKEEPTLVRVHMADTLSDCLQIQRNDCGWPLRDAMTRINQAESGVVVILHQPESAPDLIRRLKNYQMEDEGIQLVSHMSKKEGLRTYGIGAQILTDLGVKKMRVMSAPRKMHGLVGFGLEVVDYVT; translated from the coding sequence ATGTCCCTTAGTAACATTGAAACTATTATTCAAGAACTCCAGCAAGGCAAGATGGTTATCCTTATGGATGATGAAGGTAGGGAAAATGAAGGGGATTTGATTATGGCAGCAGCTAAGGTACAGGCACAGGATATTAATTTTATGGCTCGTTATGGGCGAGGTTTAATTTGCCTGACTTTAACCGAAAATCGTTGTCGTCAATTAAATTTACCTTTAATGGTAACAGAGAATGGTACGCAATATAGTACTAATTTTACTCTTTCTATAGAAGCAGCCAGTGGCGTAACTACAGGAATTTCTGCAGCTGATCGGGCTCATACGATACAAATGGCAGTTGCTCCCCAAGCAAAGCCAGAAGATTTAGTACAACCTGGGCATATTTTCCCGCTTATGGCTCGCTCTGGAGGCGTGCTTACTCGGGCAGGTCATACGGAAGCTGGTTGCGATCTTGCTCGATTAGCAGGATTTGAGCCTGCAGCAGTTATTGTAGAGATCCTAAATGAAGATGGTACTATGGCACGTCGCCCTGATTTGGAAATTTTTGCTCAACAACATGGTTTAAAACTAGGTACAGTAGCAGATTTAATTCATTATCGTTTGAAGCATGAGCGTTCAATAACAAGAATTGCAATTTGTAACCTATCCACTGATCAAGGCACGTTTCAGCTTTTTTCTTATCAGGACTTAGTTACTCAACAGCTTCATTTTGCTCTAGTTAAAGGGGAAATTCATAAAGAAGAACCCACTTTAGTACGAGTTCATATGGCAGATACGCTAAGTGATTGTTTGCAAATTCAGCGTAACGATTGTGGTTGGCCTCTGCGAGATGCAATGACACGAATAAATCAAGCAGAATCAGGAGTAGTTGTGATTTTGCATCAACCAGAATCTGCCCCTGATCTAATTCGTCGACTTAAGAACTATCAAATGGAAGATGAAGGCATCCAGTTAGTCTCTCATATGTCTAAAAAGGAAGGCTTAAGAACCTACGGGATTGGAGCTCAAATTCTTACCGATCTTGGCGTTAAAAAAATGCGAGTGATGAGTGCTCCTCGGAAAATGCACGGATTAGTAGGATTTGGGTTAGAAGTAGTTGATTACGTTACTTAA
- the rnhB gene encoding ribonuclease HII, producing MIQTQGWIAGVDEVGRGPLAGPVIASAVILNPSVKITGLWDSKKISAIRRETLSIEIQNKAIAWTLGRADLEEIDRLNIFQATLLAMSRAIATLPVKPKLVLVDGKYCPTSPYPIQGIIQGDQKFTPIAAASIIAKVARDQEMVYFDQIYPSYGFKSHKGYPTKDHLTALENLGPCPIHRRSFRPVKNCLID from the coding sequence ATTATCCAAACTCAAGGTTGGATTGCTGGTGTAGATGAAGTGGGGCGTGGACCTTTAGCAGGTCCTGTGATAGCAAGTGCAGTTATTTTAAACCCGAGCGTGAAAATTACAGGATTATGGGACTCAAAAAAAATAAGTGCAATACGTCGTGAGACGCTATCTATTGAAATTCAAAATAAAGCGATAGCTTGGACTTTAGGTCGTGCAGATCTAGAAGAAATTGATCGACTAAATATCTTTCAGGCAACCCTATTAGCCATGAGTCGAGCGATTGCGACTTTACCGGTTAAACCTAAGTTAGTCCTTGTAGATGGTAAATACTGTCCAACTAGCCCTTATCCTATTCAAGGGATCATTCAAGGAGATCAAAAGTTTACTCCTATTGCTGCAGCTTCTATTATTGCTAAAGTAGCTAGGGATCAGGAGATGGTTTATTTTGACCAAATTTATCCAAGCTATGGGTTTAAATCTCATAAAGGATATCCTACAAAAGATCATTTAACTGCCTTAGAAAATCTTGGTCCTTGCCCTATTCATCGGCGTTCTTTTCGTCCCGTAAAAAATTGCCTTATAGATTAA
- a CDS encoding SEL1-like repeat protein, translating to MFNIIKILICISIVVYGINGRAAIEKKLEISFEEAKAAYKSKDYDQAFHKFQVLAEQGNVDAQNTLGVMYQKGQGVEQNYEKAFKWFRLAAYQGHLEAQNNLGVIYAEGLGVGQNKEEATKWTRRAANRRSLDAQKNLGKMYEQGQGVQQDYEEATKWFRLAADQGDPDAQYNLGTMYQQGQGVEQNYEEAANWLQLAADQSYSKAQYLLGVLYANGQGVTQSDGEAAKWTRRAAEQSLPEAEYNLGILYANGIGIGQDYEEAVKWLLKAAKQGNLKAQSNLGVMYAKGHGVIRDDEEAAKWSRSAAEQGETEAQFNLGVMYLSGQGVDRNYEEGAKWFYLAAKQGFAEAQYHLGLMHELGQGMEQNYEEAIHWYRLAATGWELNKDAQYRLGILYEQGQGVAQDYKKAIKWFRLAADQGYSKAQSYLGEIYLNGQGVQQNRIVAYGLLNIAKDKKKELEDTLSVLKENMTEDEIREGNMLSKAMGQSGNLLKALDQYTEKRKISD from the coding sequence ATGTTTAATATAATTAAAATATTAATATGTATTTCTATAGTAGTTTATGGAATAAATGGACGGGCAGCCATTGAAAAAAAGTTGGAAATTAGTTTTGAAGAAGCAAAAGCAGCTTATAAATCTAAAGACTACGATCAAGCATTTCATAAATTTCAAGTTTTAGCAGAACAAGGAAATGTAGATGCTCAAAACACTTTAGGGGTAATGTATCAAAAAGGTCAAGGGGTAGAACAAAACTATGAAAAAGCCTTTAAATGGTTTCGGCTTGCAGCCTATCAGGGACATTTAGAAGCTCAAAATAATCTTGGTGTCATATATGCTGAAGGCTTAGGGGTAGGGCAAAATAAAGAAGAAGCTACAAAATGGACTCGCAGAGCAGCTAACCGGCGAAGCCTAGATGCTCAAAAAAACCTTGGAAAAATGTATGAACAAGGTCAGGGAGTTCAACAAGATTATGAGGAAGCAACTAAGTGGTTTCGGCTTGCAGCAGATCAAGGTGATCCAGACGCTCAATATAATCTGGGTACTATGTATCAGCAAGGTCAAGGAGTAGAGCAAAACTATGAAGAAGCTGCAAATTGGTTACAGCTTGCAGCTGATCAAAGTTACAGTAAGGCTCAATATCTTCTTGGGGTTTTATATGCCAATGGACAAGGAGTAACACAAAGTGATGGAGAAGCTGCTAAGTGGACTCGTAGAGCTGCAGAACAATCACTACCTGAAGCAGAATATAATTTAGGTATTTTATATGCAAATGGTATAGGTATTGGTCAAGATTATGAAGAAGCAGTTAAGTGGCTTCTCAAAGCAGCGAAACAAGGAAATTTAAAAGCTCAAAGCAATCTTGGCGTGATGTATGCGAAAGGTCATGGTGTTATTAGAGATGATGAAGAAGCAGCTAAATGGAGTCGTAGTGCAGCAGAACAAGGGGAAACAGAGGCACAATTTAACTTGGGTGTCATGTATCTTAGTGGTCAAGGAGTAGATCGAAATTATGAGGAAGGAGCTAAGTGGTTTTATTTAGCTGCAAAACAAGGATTTGCTGAAGCTCAATATCATTTGGGATTAATGCACGAGCTAGGACAAGGAATGGAACAAAATTATGAAGAAGCTATTCACTGGTATCGGCTTGCTGCAACGGGCTGGGAATTAAATAAAGATGCTCAATATCGACTTGGAATCCTCTATGAACAAGGACAAGGGGTAGCTCAAGATTATAAAAAAGCAATCAAATGGTTTCGTCTTGCGGCGGATCAAGGATATTCAAAAGCCCAATCCTACCTTGGAGAAATATACTTAAATGGCCAAGGTGTTCAACAAAATAGAATAGTTGCCTATGGTTTATTAAACATAGCTAAGGATAAAAAGAAAGAGTTGGAAGATACACTTAGTGTTCTTAAAGAGAATATGACAGAAGATGAAATAAGGGAAGGTAATATGTTGAGTAAGGCTATGGGTCAGAGTGGGAATCTACTTAAAGCTTTAGATCAATATACTGAGAAAAGGAAAATTTCAGACTAA
- a CDS encoding SEL1-like repeat protein produces MFNYTEFMAKRGNKKAQFKLGQRYAKGQGVTQDYDQAITWYTKAAKQGHLEAQYLLGWMYGQGQGVTQDYEEAIKWFGFAAKQGSQEAQYALGVLYSGTGYMGVTPLIDYEESIKWLQKSAEQGYAEAQNSLGESYEWGVGVPRSIEKAINWYELAAKQDHLEAQKNFGRIYKEGLGVSQNHEKAAEWFQKAAEQGDLEAQKTLGAMYLEGKGIEQNYQQAFIWYSQAAEKGDKEAQRITGSMYSNGQGVAQDNQQALKWYRLAAEQKNVEAQAALGMLYTKGKEVSQDINEAIYWLKQAAEQGSMQAQIALGEIYEQGQGQGIEKNYEEAIYWYRLAAIGWNWDSEAQYRLGKIYTEMQDSRENYERGISWYLLAAAQQHIEAQFALGLIYLKGKGILINKVIAYTFLNRAAVKHGLAAEARDTLIETLMAEEIESGKILSKEMDEPGNFLIALNQFLKRANKIREIKG; encoded by the coding sequence GTGTTTAATTACACCGAGTTTATGGCAAAGCGGGGCAATAAAAAGGCTCAGTTTAAACTTGGACAACGATATGCTAAAGGTCAAGGGGTAACTCAAGACTATGATCAGGCAATTACTTGGTACACTAAAGCAGCAAAACAGGGACACTTAGAAGCGCAATATCTTTTAGGATGGATGTATGGACAGGGTCAAGGAGTAACCCAAGATTATGAAGAAGCAATTAAGTGGTTTGGATTTGCTGCAAAACAAGGTAGCCAAGAAGCTCAATATGCTTTAGGAGTACTCTACTCTGGAACAGGATATATGGGAGTAACTCCGCTTATTGATTATGAAGAATCTATTAAGTGGCTCCAAAAATCTGCAGAGCAAGGATATGCAGAAGCTCAAAATAGCCTTGGTGAAAGTTATGAATGGGGAGTAGGTGTTCCTAGAAGTATAGAAAAAGCAATTAACTGGTATGAGCTTGCAGCAAAACAAGACCACTTAGAGGCTCAAAAGAATTTTGGGCGTATATATAAAGAAGGTCTTGGAGTTAGCCAAAATCATGAAAAAGCAGCAGAGTGGTTTCAAAAAGCTGCTGAACAAGGAGATTTAGAAGCTCAAAAAACCCTTGGTGCTATGTATTTGGAGGGTAAAGGAATAGAGCAAAATTACCAACAAGCTTTTATTTGGTATAGTCAAGCAGCGGAAAAAGGAGATAAAGAAGCCCAGAGAATTACTGGTTCTATGTACTCTAATGGCCAAGGAGTGGCACAAGATAACCAGCAAGCACTAAAATGGTATCGCCTTGCAGCAGAACAGAAAAACGTAGAAGCACAAGCTGCACTTGGTATGCTTTACACCAAAGGTAAAGAAGTTAGCCAAGATATTAATGAAGCAATTTACTGGCTTAAACAAGCAGCAGAACAAGGTAGTATGCAGGCGCAAATTGCTCTAGGTGAAATATACGAACAAGGCCAAGGCCAAGGAATAGAGAAAAATTATGAAGAGGCTATTTATTGGTATCGCCTTGCTGCTATAGGATGGAATTGGGATAGTGAGGCTCAATATCGGCTTGGGAAAATATATACTGAGATGCAAGATAGCAGAGAAAATTATGAAAGAGGGATATCATGGTATCTTCTTGCTGCTGCACAACAGCATATTGAGGCTCAATTTGCACTTGGGCTAATATATCTTAAGGGTAAAGGTATACTAATTAACAAGGTAATTGCTTATACTTTCTTAAACAGGGCAGCTGTGAAACATGGACTAGCAGCCGAAGCAAGAGACACACTGATTGAAACCCTTATGGCTGAAGAAATAGAATCAGGCAAAATTCTAAGCAAGGAAATGGATGAGCCAGGTAATTTTTTAATTGCCTTAAATCAATTTTTAAAAAGGGCAAATAAAATTAGAGAAATTAAAGGCTGA
- a CDS encoding peptide chain release factor 3 encodes MSSSTELTQAIKQRRTFAIISHPDAGKTTLTEKLLLFGGAIQLAGTVKAKKSAHHATSDWMELEKQRGISVTSSVMQFPYKNCIINLLDTPGHADFSEDTYRTLTAVDSALMVIDSAKGVEERTIKLMEVCRLRNTPILTFINKLDREGREPIDLLDEIEDILKIRCAPVTWPIGMGKQFKGIFHLAQDNIHLFSGTHEGKIKTGELIQGLDNPRLHEILGAQAQELREEIELVKGASHVFHQADFLAGQLTPVFFGSAMNNFGVEELLNAYVASAPEPQPRATITREIDPNEEKFSGFVFKIQANMDPQHRDRVAFLRICSGNYQKGMKIRHVRLGREVQIANALTFMAGEREQAEEGYPGDIIGLHNHGTIQIGDTFTQGEDLQFIGIPHFAPELFRRVRLKDPLKMKALLKGLQQLSEEGATQLFRPLLGNDLILGAVGILQFDVVAHRLKYEYNVDCGYENVQVTAARWVTCDDQKRLSEFRAKVEVNLALDRAGDLTYLAPTRVNLELTMERWPEIKFHAIREHGGAMEESSSN; translated from the coding sequence ATGTCTTCATCCACTGAACTTACTCAAGCCATTAAACAAAGAAGAACCTTTGCAATTATTTCTCATCCTGATGCGGGTAAAACGACTTTAACCGAAAAATTGCTACTTTTTGGCGGTGCGATTCAGCTTGCTGGTACGGTAAAAGCAAAAAAATCGGCTCACCATGCCACTTCAGATTGGATGGAGTTGGAAAAACAACGGGGAATTTCTGTTACTTCCTCCGTAATGCAATTTCCCTATAAGAATTGCATTATTAATTTACTCGATACACCAGGTCATGCAGATTTCTCTGAGGATACTTATCGCACTTTAACCGCAGTGGATTCCGCCTTGATGGTGATTGATAGTGCCAAAGGGGTAGAAGAGCGTACCATTAAACTCATGGAGGTATGCCGTCTTCGAAATACTCCTATTCTCACTTTTATTAATAAGCTAGATCGGGAAGGACGAGAGCCGATTGATTTATTAGATGAAATTGAAGATATTTTAAAAATTCGTTGTGCCCCAGTGACTTGGCCGATTGGTATGGGAAAGCAGTTTAAAGGAATTTTTCATTTAGCTCAAGATAATATTCATCTTTTTAGCGGTACCCATGAAGGAAAAATAAAAACTGGAGAACTTATCCAAGGATTAGATAATCCACGGCTTCATGAAATATTAGGAGCACAAGCTCAAGAGTTACGAGAAGAAATAGAATTAGTCAAAGGAGCAAGCCATGTATTTCATCAAGCTGATTTTTTGGCAGGTCAATTAACGCCTGTTTTTTTTGGATCAGCAATGAATAACTTTGGGGTAGAAGAACTGCTCAATGCTTATGTAGCTTCTGCACCAGAACCCCAACCTAGAGCAACTATCACCCGTGAAATAGATCCTAATGAAGAAAAATTCAGTGGATTTGTTTTTAAAATTCAGGCTAATATGGATCCTCAGCATCGAGATCGAGTAGCATTTTTACGTATTTGCTCTGGAAATTACCAGAAAGGAATGAAAATTCGTCATGTACGATTGGGTAGAGAAGTGCAAATTGCTAATGCCTTAACTTTTATGGCAGGAGAGCGGGAACAAGCCGAAGAGGGTTATCCTGGGGATATTATTGGGTTACATAATCACGGCACTATCCAGATTGGTGATACCTTTACCCAAGGAGAAGATCTACAGTTTATTGGTATTCCCCACTTTGCTCCAGAGCTTTTTCGCCGAGTCCGCCTTAAGGATCCCTTAAAAATGAAAGCCTTACTTAAAGGGTTACAACAACTTAGCGAAGAGGGAGCCACCCAGTTATTTCGCCCATTATTAGGCAATGATTTAATTCTAGGTGCAGTAGGGATTCTTCAATTTGATGTGGTCGCCCACCGACTAAAATATGAATACAACGTGGATTGTGGTTATGAAAATGTGCAAGTAACTGCTGCTCGTTGGGTAACTTGCGATGATCAAAAACGACTGAGTGAGTTTCGTGCAAAAGTAGAAGTTAATTTAGCTTTAGATAGAGCAGGGGATTTAACTTACCTTGCCCCTACTCGAGTTAATCTTGAATTGACGATGGAGCGTTGGCCTGAAATTAAATTCCATGCAATTCGGGAACATGGAGGAGCTATGGAAGAGAGTTCTTCTAACTAA